The sequence aaacggtcccaatgatccaggaatctaaaaccctccctcctgcatcaactcttaagccacgtattcatctgcactattctcctatttctgagctcgctagcccgtggcactgggagtaatccagagattacaacccgagaggtcttgctttttagtctactgcctaactccctgaattcttgatgcaagacctcatccctctttctacctatgtcattggtaccaatacgtaccatgacctctgccttatcaccctcgcccttcaggatgccctgcagccattcagtgacatccaggaccctggcaccagggaggcaacataccaccctggagtcacgctgatggccacagtagcgcctatctgttcccctgacccctattactattgctcttcctcccttcctcccctcctgtacagacaggctgcttgtggtgccagaagcttggctctgtccacactccctgggggaaccagcgccctcatcagcctccaaaatggaatactgatttgcgagcaggaccctaagggactcctgaactacctgcctgttcctattggactgcctggtggtcacccattcccttcctccctcaagtcccttcatcttcggtgtgaccacctctctaaacgtgctatccacaatgctctcagactcgcggatgttCCACAGTGGCCCCAGCCGCGATCCAGCTCtcaaacctgagcttccaggagctgcagctggacatgcttcctgcacacatgcttgtcccgggcactggaaatgtccccggcttcccacatggagcacgaggggcacaccacggctttgatcactcctgccatgacttttccctttaaattaaaccttttaagtcaattactctagggcccttctttcctgatcctcattactatagaatatacaaactataaaccacaaaaagaccttgaactataagtgattaaagtagtaaataccttacccactacttacccgtgattcctttcccttgtagcctctactgctgtaGCAGGGCAAGACCcatgctctgaagatttaagaagttggatagcaaggaaaaaatgtaaaaaaaatgctTCCTGTAAGACACCCATACTGTTCTAGGAGACAAAGCTACATGGCTCCTGGAGTGgagagggggggtctacatgagtcacctagcctccaattcaggcagggtggctatcttgttagCCCCATATTTTCAGTCGAATATCTTAGGGGTCAAGGAGTCTGTGCCAGCCAGTTGCTGCATCTTACTGTGCACCTGGGGGGGCGTGACGCTTCACTTTGTGAACGTGTACACTCCTCTGGGTGCACAGCAGCAAGTGAGCTTCTTTTGAGGAAGTATCCACTTATCTAGGCTCCATCGATGCAGGTGAGTGCATTGTCCTTGGAGGGGATTTCAACACTACCCTCAAGGCTAGGGACTGCCTCGGTGCCCCACACCACAagctaggtgtgagtaagttgaggGACCTGGTTGGGTCCTTCAACTTGATGGACGTCCGGCGACATCTCCGTGctgactccagcattttcactttgtgtcacctggagccGGAGCATCCAGATGTGACCGCCTTTACATTTCCAAGACATTCATGTCCTGTGTTCCTTCGGCTTCCATGTAGCACTTGCCGTGCTCGGACCACCATCTGGTGCAGGCAGAACTCGTTTCATTCTGTGTTCGGACGGGGTCCGTGTACTGACATTTTAACAACTtgctgctggaggacgagcggttcctggatttgttctgtttttcttgggtcggctggagaaggaagcggagAAGCTTCCCCTCGAGGCTATGGTGGGCTGTGGGCAAGGCTCCCATCTGCATCTTCTGTCAGGAGTATGTGAGAGGATCGACAAAGAGGCGGAAATTCAGGGTGgaagagttggagaaggaggtcctggacctggaggcacgtcttgGTCAGCCCGATGAGGACCTGGCCCTGCGGCTGGTGTACAAAGAGAAGAAGGGTGCgttgcgggacctgcaactcatCGGGTCCCGCGGCGCATACGTGAGGTTGCAGATCCAGTTCTTCTGCTCGCTGGAAAAAAGGGCACGGGGTCTGTCACcggctccttacgctgctggccgacgacagaTCCCTTGTCTCAgtgtcataaaccagctgattgccgccatgttgtggcaCCAGCCGGTCACTTTgacctctccccccgccccctggAGTTTGTCGCAAAAACCCAGAGAACCCACGTCgctttcttctgggacaaaaggctgcaccgGGACGCTGCTAGGTACCGAATCTCttgcttagggagggcggtcaggcgctgCTATGTCCacgcacacaggtggtgactttccaccttcaggccctgcagcgatacctttacgttgagccCCCTCCGACACGGTCTGCGCTGGTGACATATTTCTTCTGTGAGGcgcacagcctgaattatgacgtgcagctcctgtttatagacccGAGGGGCTttcatggctccttgcaggcattgcccgacttttaccaggacctgatcaaagtctggaacgtgGTCGCCTCGCGCTGCAGCTCTCCGCCATTGGGAGCGGCGGCTTTCGTCAGAGAGCTGCTACTCAGGAATCCGCACCTCCGCCACTTTAGGTggctgggagaggggagagggctgtggctgctggggtgaccaggatcaggcacatgctgagtggCGGAAGAGTGGGCTGGATGATTCCACAAGTGTTGGCGCATCGTGCGTTGGTGGAGACCCAGCTCGCAGCTAATGCCATCCATGACCTTAGGATGGTCATGATCGGCCCCGATGTCATACATGCTCTCAAGGATGTTTTGGTGTGCGGTGGGCACCTGTCCGAGTGTACCCCTgctcggacagaattccacatcggccccaagccccgaaccctccctcaggtGCCAGAGCTCCACAACCCGAGTCGTCTCGGAGAAATGCCCTCCGTGCCCTTTAGCCCAGCCCataggggtttcctgtatgggctgctgctgcacacccttcacctcCTTACCCTCGCCCGGGCCACCTTGTTGCCGTCAAGCGGCGGGGGTCCCAAGTGGAGCACTCTCAATGCGGGAGTCCTCCCCCTtaccatcggggacctggggtggagggtgttgcacacagcagtcccatacaaccgtAGGACATGTCagttcatggactcccaagatGCCTGAGTTTctgcggccttgtggagtccatggaccacatATTTACAGGATGCTATAGACAAACTCCTTTTTttagttattttaaaaatttgttatttcatttttggttgcacttcagtcccacactcctgatcttcaggcacccagtgcagagagggtcagggagggaggagtacctcctcatgaacctgcccCTGGGCCTGGTCAAGTTGCCCATTAACAGGTCTAGGCAGCAGGCAATCGAGGGGGTCATCcggcccgactgtctgccccttttCCGCGACTACCTTTGCGGCCGGGCGTCTCTGGGGAAGGAGTACACGATGTCCACTGACACCATCAAGGCCTCCTGTGCTCGGTGAgcactggggtgctttattggcccttctaatcacattttggtttaatgtttgcaaatttcctttaaattttgtctttgtttttgcagtttccctttaaggggctgccttttactttgtccctaattttgttaatttagtttacttggttgactcgagtcacatggactgcagcagttcaacaaggtgcctcaccaccatcttctcaagggaaattagggatgggcaataaacgctggcctagctggccacacacaccctgtaaaagaattttaaaaagactGCGTTTCACTATTTCTTACACCAGTTATGTTTTTATGGTACCATTCCTTATGCAGTTCGGGTCCTCGATGATAAAATTTATATGTACTTCAGTACCTGTAACTTAGGAATGGTTTGGTTTGAATTGGCttgtaattttaattcaatatTACCCTCCTGTTCACCACACCTGTTACCTGATGAACTTGTAGATTTTTGTTGCTATGTGATTGAATATTTAAGTTGATTACTTATATATGAATTTTTTGATGCATGTCACACTTCAATTCAGCCTTTAGGCTGTGAATGTGTTTTTGAATAAAATACCATTATTATATAACCTGAAGCTCAGGTAATGCCACAGATAAGTCTCCAGTATTTCACTCAAGCGAGCACTCTTGCACATTTAAGCTCAAGAGTGTGTTGGTGATATAATTAACCCAGATTCCACACATCCACACCTGagctcacattcccacacacgaACATTATCCAGTCTGAGAAATGGATAAGGCGAGTTTATTTACAAAAAAATGCTTACAAACTTCTCAAATGTGAATTTTGAGATCACACAATGCACTAAAGATCATGTACTGCACCAAATACCCAACCAGGGTATTCACAGAACATTGACAAGGGGAAGACATCTAATGAATAATTTTCTGTTGAATGTATTAGTAGGCCACAAGTCTGACAAGGGGTTAAGGGCTACACAAAAATGTAATCAGAGGGGGAAAAGCATTTAGTTTTAAAAACAGTTAAAATGAAATGAACCATTTGTCATACTCAGTATTTATTCCACACTTTATTACACAGAAACTTATCTTTTACAATATATACAGATTCAGTAGGAAAATAATTCCATCAATGGCCTCTTGTTCAATTTGTAGATACATGCTTTTCTCCTGTTAGGTTTTCGTCTGTTGTTTTTCTGCTTTATTACTGTCGAGAAGATCTTTGAATCCCAGTTTTTCCAGTGGTTCTTTTGTCATCAGCTgcctgtaaaacaaaaacagtattGGATGACCAGTCCTGGGAGATGTGTGCATCCAGTATTTAGCAGTCATCTGGCAAAGGCACTCTAAAGGCAACTTAATGAGTTTAAGTTAAAAGCAAactattgcggatgctggaaatatgaaacaaaaacaaaaattgctggaaaagctcacctgtagtacctctgagtcagaaggttgtgggctcaagagcaactccagagacttgaacacaaaaactAGGCTGACAcacccaatgcagtactgagcgattttggatgagaggttaaactgagatcctgtctttcaggtgagatgttacacTAAAAcccagtctgccctctcaggtgaacataaaggTCCCATACAGGAAAGCTGAATCTCATAAGATAGGATTCACAAGGGACCTATGAGTTATCATCGCTCTCAAAGGCCACTGGAGTTCAAAATAACCATCAGTACTTGGACAAATAAGAGTGCAAGAAATAGGCGccgcagtaggccatttggctctttaagcctgctctgtcattcgacaagatcgtggttgatcttccacctcaatatCACcattctgcactatccccatatcccttactaCCAAAAAATCTATCggcctctgtcttgaatatagtcaatgactgagcatccacagccatcTGGGGTAAAGGATTTCGAAGGTACACAAAccattgagtgaagaaatttcttcacatctcagttctaaatggctgaCCACTTCTTCTGAGACTGGTTCTAGATTAGTGTTTTTTTATGTGATGATCTTTTGAAGACTGGAGGGGCCATATGGCATAGCCCTGCCGCTATTAATGACGTTCTTAGGATTGTAGGATTGGAGAAAGTTGCAAAGATACGGAGGGATGaagaaacaagaatgagaatcaGTAACTAATTCTTTCGCTATTCTGCTTTAGAACTACAAAGCACATTCAATATTTGGGGGAATAAGAGAAAGAGGAAAATTAAAATTGAAAGTATGTGGAGTAGAAACAGAGATGGTTACAAGAGGAGACTTGTTTCTCGTTACTGTTTAAATAGTTTTAAGTTAACACAATTGCAAAGATTTTGGTTGTAAAGTTGACATTTCTTAGGTTTCCATGCTTTGGTCCTGTACCTTTCCATTCTGCACTCCAGGTATTCCTTTGATTGCTCTCTGCACGGAGAATTGCCAAACTTATTCTCACGGAGGCAGTTCataaatttctccttaaattctTTACATTCACCTGCCAAATTTTGAAAAACCAACTGTGTTAAATACTCTGAGGCTTTCACATTTCCATTACCACTAATGTGATGCACCGaggaagcagcagcagaaccacTTGCACCACAGCTGCTGGCATTACATTGCTCTGACTTGCAATACGGCCTGGCCCGCGCCTGGGGGGGGAGCATGGGGGTGAGGGcacgtggtggggtgggggcacagaAGCGTGGTTTGGGGGAATGTCAAAAGGCGGGCAAGTGCAGACGCTACGGTGGAGGGGTAAGATGGGGTTACGCTGAGGGGAGGGGGTTATGCTGGGGGTGGGATTATAGGGGGTTATgctggggagggttggggaggtcaCAGTGAGTGCGgttacagtgggagggggtttGAGGGGATTACGGTTGGAGGGGGGttacagtggggggaggggttggaggggggttaCAGTGAGGAGGGGTTAGAGGGGGTTACGGTGGAGCGGTTAGAGGGGCTTATGGTGGAGGGGTTGTTCGAGGGTTACTGTGGGATGCGTTAGAGCGGGTTACAATGGGAgggggttacagtgagggtcATGGTGGGGCGATGTTACAGTGGGGGGGTGATTAGAGAGGGTCATGTGGGGCGGGGTTAGAGGGGGTCACGGTGGGGGGGTTTACGGTGTGGGGGGAGCTAGTGGGGTCACGGTGGGGTGATCACGGTGCCGGGGAGATTAGAGGGGGTAACGGTGCCAGGGAGATTAGAGGGTGtcacggggggcggggggggggggtcacggtGGGGGTGTTTTAGAGAGGGTCACGGGGTGGCAGGGGGGTCATGGGGGGGTTAGAGGGGGTCACAGTGGGGCGGGGGCGTTAGATTGGTtcacggtggggtggggggttagagGGGGTCACGGTGGGGTGCGGTGTTAGAGGGGGTCACGGTGGGGTGGAGGGTTAGAGGGGGTCacagtggggcgggggggttagATTGGTtcacggtggggtggggggttagagGGGGTCACGGTGGGGTGCGGTGTTAGAGGGGGTCACGGTGGGGTGGAGGGTTAGAGGGGGTCacagtggggcgggggggttagATTGGTtcacggtggggtggggggttagagGGGGtcacggtggggtggggggttagagGGGGTCACGGTGGGGTGCGGTGTTAGAGGGGGTCACGGTGGGGTGGAGGGTTAGAGGGGGTcacagtgtggggggggggggggggcgcgtgtACGTGACCCGGGTCCTCTCTATCGGGTCTATGAACCCCCCGGCTGCCTGGTCGAGCCGCCCACCCAGGTGGTCCAGGGGGAAGGAGCCCTTGTCCGGCGGCCTGGGGCTGAAACTCTTGGAGCTGAAATTCATGGCGGTCGACATCTTCCCGCAACTTCCGGTGACAGGCAGGCAGGAGAATCGAACCCCCAGAGCATCGCTCAGTCTGTCGAGGGCAGAGAAATGGATCCCCTTGCTCAGTGCTGGAAGGAACCTGCATTGCTCCATAATAAGCACTTAATCACTTTTCCAAGTTAATATTTCTGTAATACAAAGGCATAAATAAAAACTCTCTTTTGTTTACTGAGTGAaacagcagattggagggtgttCTTTCCAAACCAAAACTTAATGGTTATGAGTTTGCAGCCTGTCTATATTTGATGACAGATGATGACTTTTACTGAATATTTGATGACAGATGATGACATTTACTGATATTGCCATCAATATGGTTTCTCCTTCCACCTTTGCCAATGAATattcctacccccccccccctcccctttcatTGTGGGACTAACTTATGGAGGCCATCAGCCCCTCGAAactgcttcaatgagatcatggcttggTTTTATACCCCTCAGCCTTGCCAGGCGCgtgcagttttttaaaaaatttttcaaTCAAGCAATACACTTCAACAAATTAGAATCCGGTTGCTCCATCACGCGAGCTGTCCATGTTACCAGCCCGGGCTTCCTGCAATAGATTTTATGTTTCGCAAGAAGACCAGTTTCGTATGGGCTGAAACATGCATCCTTCGTGAAGGGGATAAGACCCGAACAGCTGCATTTCACTTTTAGTGTATTTTATTGCGGATCACgtcagattggcaaaagaatcaaaggtgacATAAGGACATTATGCCTTTCTTTGCTACAAGTGGTTCAGCTGTGGTTAAAATCTGACCGCGTACTGAATACAGCTTCAACAGTACGTTTCAAAAGaatattggataaatatttgaatgaAGAGAAATTGCAAGGATATGGAGAAAAAAATGGGACCAAGTGGAATGCTGTTCAAAAGAACCAGCAGTCAGTGGGTCAAATGGCCCCCTTCCATGCTGTATGAATTCTGTTTGAATTTTATGATTCCAAGTTCACTATATCCTGCATGTGCCAAAAGATGGTTGTGTTACATTCAAACTGAAAACTAATAAATGTACAACTTGTAGCATTGTGGGTGCTGGGGTgcggtggatgggggtgggggggtgggggttggatggggatGTCAAATGGTGAATAGTAGATTGCCCAGCAATTATAAACCTCACCCAGCTCTCCCCTTACTGGTTTTCAAGTTGAAAGTTCTACCCAGAGTCCGGATTATTTTCAAGGGAgataatttcaaaagggaaatagtACAAATATTGAGAAACCAATAGAGTCCTTAAGGGTTTAAAATAGCTCCTTCAGAGTGTGCTTCTTATGCATGACTTTGGAAGGAGTAGCTTTTCATAGACATTTGCTGCAACATTTTTCTGTGGCTGTGGTGATGTTACTTGGTTAGCAGATCTACGCTTATTGACAGGCCTGACAGATAGGCAGGCTTGCACCTGGGGCCCTATTTTATAGGTGATCTAAACTCTCAACTGTTTCTAAAACACATTTATCCTGAGTATTTAAGATCATAGTCAACAAGAATGCAGACAGTTTTCCCATTTGATACAGGATGAACATTCTGCTCTCACTGCAGTAAACTATCCAATAATCCAAGGTGCTTAAAGTGCTTCCTCCTGAAGTTGAATGGATAAACCTTTTCAGTCATACTTTCTTTCCCAGTACAAACAACTTGGAAAAGTGCAATTATCTGTGTGTTTTCTGACAATCGTGACtgacaactttttaaaattcatttgtaAAAGGGAATGTTTCCAAATACAACATTCTTCAGTAGTTGACACACCACAACCATTTGCAAGCGTAACAAATGTATAAATGTCAGAAATCTGACAGGATATGCAGAGACCAATTTAAAATAAGGAttaaaaaacaggtaactacatTCAATACCAACTGTTTGAATTTTATTCTAAGACTTGGGCTTCTGTGATAATCTccacctctctatttctctttcctcctttaagttgctccttaaaacctgcctctttaacAAAGTTTTTGGTCCTTGGCCCATCatacctcccacattctaccgtCAGTAAACtagagatcatccaaaactctgctgtccatgtccctacttgcaccaagtcccattcatccatcaccagcaccaccacaccacccccccccccaaattaagcaatgcttcaattttaaaattctcatccttgttttcaaatctctccatggtctcactacctctgtaatctcttccagacccacaaccctttgagatatctgcgctcatctaattctggcctcttaatttcaatcattccaccattggtggctgtaatTTAAAttgccttggccctaagctctggaattccccccctaaaactctccacctctctaactaactttcttcctttaagaagcCCATTAAAACCAAACTTCTGGCCACATGCCCTAATAGGTAACTTGAGGTTTAATTTGGTTTATCGCGCTCCTGTGAGACacattggaatgttttattacattaatttGCCTTTAACGTGCAAGATGTTGTTGTATAGTTTCTGTGATTTTTTTATATAGTAGAATTATCGGACAGAAGTTACATTTTCTGCTGGAAGACAGGAAGAGAGCAACTTCTCGCTTTCTTATTTTTCAACTACCTTCAAAAAATGGAGGGATTTGTTAGCCAGTCGATTCAGTGAGTTACTTGAGCTTTACAAAGTAACAAGGCCCCAGGAATAATTGTCGGCTCTGTACTAAGTTTGCTGTTCTGAACTCGGGCAGTCTTGTCTTACGCAGATGGTTGGTCCTGCTCTCGGTTATTGTTTCACCGACTCCTGCTGAAAGTGCATGTTTTGGGACATCGGGTTGCAAACCAGAGAcgaaaggaaagaaagatttgtgTTTATGTAGTACTGTCCACGATCAccaggcatctcaaagcactttacagccaatgaagtactttgtgatgttgattgagggatggatcatggccaggacaccaaggatacctccccagctcttctttgaaatagtgccatgggatcttgccCCATCCAAACAGGCACGTGGGGCCTCAATGTTATTATAACATAACATTGTTAatgctctgttgaagggtcataaagtctcaagacattaactctgtttctctttccacagatgctgccagcccagacctgctgagtttttccagcattttcagtttttatttcagatttctaacatccacggtattttatttttattataacATTATCTCGATAGGCAGAACCCTATTCATTAGCTCATCTCTAAATAGTGCTTTCAGAGACCACAGAAGTGAAGAAAAGGACAGGGCTTAAATGGATGATAGGATATTAGCTTTATTTAACAGAATCAAATGGCAGATTTGATATTCTGCCAGTGTCTAACAGTGCTGTTA is a genomic window of Carcharodon carcharias isolate sCarCar2 chromosome 15, sCarCar2.pri, whole genome shotgun sequence containing:
- the LOC121288321 gene encoding cytochrome c oxidase assembly protein COX19 gives rise to the protein MSTAMNFSSKSFSPRPPDKGSFPLDHLGECKEFKEKFMNCLRENKFGNSPCREQSKEYLECRMERQLMTKEPLEKLGFKDLLDSNKAEKQQTKT